A window of Streptomyces sp. NBC_01241 genomic DNA:
GATCCGGGTGACGCCGCCCGCGTCCTCAAGGAACGGGGTGTCACCGGCGTCACGGTCGACGGCGACCGGGTGAGCGCCGAGGCCCCGGCGGGCGACGTCGAACTCGCGGACCTCAGCGCGGCGCTGGTGCACGCGGGCGTGCGCCTGCGGTTCTTCGGCGTCGAACGGGCCTCTTTGGAGGACGCCTTTGTCGCACTCACGGGAGAGGGTTTCGATGTCGCAGGCTGAAGCCGCACGCGCCGGGTCGGGCGGGGCAGCTGGTTCGGGTGGGGCGGCTGGTTCGGGTGGGGCGGCTGGTTCGGGTGGGGCAGCTGGTTCGGGTGGCGCAGCCGGGTCGGGCGCAGCAGCTCATCCGGGCAGGACGCGCAGTCCGCTGTGGACGTTCGGAATCCTCCGCTCCGAACTGACCACCACCCTTCGCCGCTGGCGCACGCTCGCGCTGCTCGGGGTGCTGGCCGCCGTTCCCGTACTGATCGGGATCGCGGTGCGGATCGAGACGAACCAGGGCTCCTCGCCCGGGCCGGCCGGTGGCGGGGGCGGCCCCGCGTTCCTCTCCCAGGTCACCAACAACGGTCTCTTCCTGGTCTTCGCGGCCCTCGCCGTGACGCTCCCGGTCTTCCTCCCGCTGGCCGTCGGGGTCGTGGCGGGCGACTCCGTCGCGGGCGAGGCCAACGCCGGCACCCTGCGCTATCTGCTGGTCGCCCCGGCGGGCCGGACCCGGCTGCTGCTGACGAAGTACGCCTCCGTGCTCACGTTCTGCCTGGTCGCGACCCTGGTCGTGGCGGCCTCGGCGCTGGCCGTCGGCGCGCTGCTGTTCCCCGTCGGTGAGGTCACCACCATCTCGGGCACCCGGATCGGCTTCGGCGAGGGGCTGCTGCGGGCCGGGCTGATCGCGGTGGTGGTCGCCGCGTCGCTGATCGGGTTCGCGGCGGTCGGCCTGTTCGTCTCGACCCTCACCAGCAGCGGGATCGCGGCCATGGCCGCCACCGTCGGACTGCTGATCACCGTGCAGATCGTGGACACCATCCCGCAGTTGAGCGGCATCCACCCGTATCTCTTCCCGCACTACTGGATGTCGTACGCGGACCTGCTGCGCGACCCCGTGTACGGGGACGACGTGGTCAAGAACCTGGGGCTTCAGGGTTTGTACGCGGCGGTGTTCGGCTCGGCGGCGTGGGCCCGTTTCACGGCGAAGGACATCACCGCCTGACGCACGGTGCACCGCCCTCGTGCCGTCGGCCGGGCGAGCCGTCCCCCGATCGGCTCGTCGCGGCACGAACGGCACGAACGGTGCGAACAGCAGGAACGATGCGACACGGCACGTTCCGTTTCCGCCTCAGTATTGTTCGACTTCTGGCGACGGACTGTCAACAAGGATTGGCACAAACGCACCTATGCTCACCGAATGATCACATCGCCGAGTTCGCTGCGCCGCAGCGAGAGATCACGACGGGCGATCCTGGAAGCCGCCCTCGACCTGTGCACGGAGAAGGGGTACGGCCGGGTCGCGGTCGAGGCCATCGCGGCCAGAGCGGGTGTCAGCAAGAAGACGATCTACCGCTGGTGGCCGTCAAAGGGTGCGGTGATGCTGGAGGCGTTCACCGACGCGCTGGTCGGCACGGCGCCGTTCGTCGACACCGGTGACGTCGCCGCCGACCTGCGGGCCAATGTGATGGGCGCGGTGAAGCTGCTCTCCACGCCGCCCTTCGGCCCCGCGTACGCCGGGATCCTCTCCGAGGTCCACCACGACGACGCACTCGCGGAAGCGGTCAGAACGAAGCTGGTCGATCCCCGCTTCGAGGAGGCCGTCGCCCGCCTGCGCCGCGCCCAGGAACAGGGCCGGATCCCATCGGATGCCGACCTTCCACTGGCCGTGGAGATGCTGTACGGCCCGGTGTACTACCGCCATGTAGTGCGCAAGCCGGTGCACGACGAGGAGACGGTCGCGGCCCTGGTCGCGCACGTGCTGCGGGCGCTGGGGGCGCCGGAGCCGGGCACGCCGGAGGGCGGGAACGGCTGAGAACCGTCCGCCGTACCGATCACCGTGATCGGTACGGTCACGCGCACTCAGCCGAACACCCGCTCCAGCACCTCCGCGACCCCGTCCTCCTCGTTCGACGACGTCACCTCGTCCGCCGCGGCCCGCAGGTCCGGATGACCGTTGGCCATCGCGACGCCGTACCCGGCCGTGCGGAACATCGGAAGGTCGTTGGGCATGTCCCCGAAGGGGATCGTGGTGTCCGCGGCCACGCCCAGGAATTCGGCGGCCAGCGCGAGCCCGCTTCCCTTGTCGACGCCGTACGGCTGCAGTTCGACGGTCCCGGGGCCGGAGAGCGTGACGGAGGCGAGGTCGCCGACCGCCGTACGGGCGGCCTCGGCCAGCGCGTCGTCGGTGAGCTCCGGGTGCCGGATGAGCACCTTGATGACGGGCGCGGACCACAACTCGTGGCGGTGGCGGGTCCGTTGGGCGGGGAGCGTGGGGTGGGGCATCAGATATCCCGGCTCGATCAGTGTCCGGCCGTCGGCCCCGTCCTGGTCCACGGCCGCGTGGACCGGCCCCACCTGAGCCTCGATCTTGCCGAGCGCGGTGTCGGCCGCCTCCCGGTCCAGGGTGACCGTGCGTACCATCCGCCCGGACCCGGCGTCGTACAGCTGAGTCCCCTGCCCGCAGACCACCGGCCCCCGGTAGCCCAACTCGTCGAGCAGCCCCCGTATGCCGGGCACCGGCCGCCCGGTGACCACGAGATGCCTCGCCCCGGCCCGGGCGGCCAGGGCGAGCGCGGCACGAGTACGGGGACTCACGCTGTCGTCACGGCGCAACAGGGTGCCGTCCAGGTCCGTGGCGACGAGGGCATATGCGGGTGGAATGGGCATGGGCCAAGCCTACGATCGGCCCGGGCGCGCACACGTCCGCGTTGACAGACGACGGTCGGCTGCGTGTAATGAAATCGGTGTCGCGTGACGCCGGCCAAAGAGCAGTGGGCCGGCCGGTGCTCGGGCGAACACCCCGCATTCAAGGGGTCCGTGATGAGTTTCTGCTCCGCACCCTGCACCTGACGTAGCGACAGCGCGGCAGCCGCGCGCCCTCGTCCGCCTTTCACGCCTTCCTGTGTCGCGCATCGTCCTGCGTGCCGTTCGCACCTCGCTGTGCGAAACCGCCGCCCGGACGCGCGCCGCGATCACTCATTGCCTCAGCTCGACGCGGCTACGGCCGCGCCTGCGACCTACGGAGACACAGACCCGTATGCCCACGTCTTTCAACCAATCCGTCATCGAGGAGTTCCGCGCCGACGGAGGAAAGGTCGGCGGCCCCTTCGAGGGCGGCGACCTCCTCCTCCTGACGACCACCGGCGCGAGGTCGGGAAAGCAGACCACCACCCCTCTCGGTTACGTCCGCCACGGCGACTCGCTCCTGATCGTCGGCTCCAACCTCGGGGCCCCGACCGATCCCGACTGGTACCACAACCTGCTCGCCCACCCCGTGGTACGGGTGGAGCTCGGCACTCGTACGTTCCAGGCCCTCGCGGTCCCCGCCGAAGGGGCGCGGCGCGAGGAATTGTTCGCACACGCCGTGAAGGCGGCGCCCGGTTACGGCGATTACCAGGCCCGGACCGCCCGGCCCCTGCCGGTCGTGGTCCTGGAGCGCGCCGAGCCCGACGGCTGGGAGGCTCCCGGCGAGGTCAACAGCCTTGCCGACAAGCTCATGGAGGTCCACACCTGGCTGCGGGGCCAGTTGCGCCAGGTGAAGACGGAGGCCGACGCCCACTTCGCCGCACGGGCGGCCCACCGGGGCCATGGTGAACCACCGGCCCCGGGTCTGGGACTCCAGATCAGGCAGCGCTGCCTGGCGTTCTGCAACGCACTGGAATTCCACCACACCAGTGAGGACGCGCACCTGTTCCCCGGAATCGCCCGTTATCACCCGCACTTGACCGACACCTTCGCCCGGCTCGCCGACGAACACCGCACGGTCGCGCGTATCCAGGGCGCGTTGGTGGCGCTGCTGGCGGACATCGGCATCGCGGATCCCGAGCGGTTCCGCGCGGAGCTGGACAGGATGTCCATGGAGCTGAACGCGCATCTGGATGACGAGGAGGAGCAGATCCTGCCCCTGCTGGCCGAGGTCCCCTGGCCTCCGGCTCCTCCGGCTCCTGCGGTTCCTTGAACCGTTCCGAACCGAACCGAACCGAATGTGAATGGCTGAAAGGTCGTGTCGTGCGAGTAAGAGTCAAGGACTTCGATCACCTGGTGCTCAATGTGCAGGATGTCGAGCGCGCACTGGAGTTCTACTGCGGCCCACTCGGCCTGGAGCCGATCAAGGTGGGCGAGTGGCGGGCCGGTGAGTTCCCGTTTCCGTCGGTGCGAGTCAGCCCGAGCGTGATCATCGATCTGCTGGACCGGCCGCGTTCCGCATCGAACGTCGACCACATCTGCCTGGTCGTCGAACCGCTGGACTGGCAACAGGTCATCGACTCGGGCACCTTCACCGTGCTGGAAGGCCCGGTCGGCCGCTCCGGTGCCCGGGGCGAGGCGCAGTCGGTGTACGTCCGGGACCCGGACGGCAACACCGTGGAGCTGCGCTGGTATCCGCAGGACGTCGTGGCGGACTGAACCGCGCGGCCCGGCTCCGGGGCGGAAGCCCTGCCGATCGCACCGCAGGGTGCGGCAGGGCTCCGGCCCGGACCGTCATCCGTCATCCGTGCGCCCTCGCCCCTGCGTCCTGAGCCCGCCGCGCCGGCGTGCTGATCTCCGGGCTCGGGCCAGTCGGCGGGGCAGCCTCTACCGCTTCGATCCCGGTTCTCTATGCCTGGAGTTGCTGCCCACCGGCGGGTATGCGCGGTATGCGGCGTACGAGGTGCTGCACACCGTTTCTGGGCAGTGAGCAGGAGTGAGCCCTGTCTCACCGGTACGCCCCGAACGGTGTTGGGCGCACTGGTCCTCCGCTTTCGCATCCTGGTCGGCGACGCATATCCCGTATGCGGTCCGTCCCGGGCGGGCGGAATCCCTACGACCTGGCCATGTGGGTGTGGCCAGAGGTGACGGGGAAGCCTCGAACCATCACACCGGTGATACGGGGGTCCCGACTGCTGACGCCACACCCGGCGTCCCAGATCGCGTCACACACACTACGCACACCCCGCCAGGCACACCCACAGACCGGAACACCGTTCACTCAATCGTGCCCATGTCCGCTAAAACAAGGTGCTGGCCCAGCGGTTGTGAACCCCCGCCGACCTGGTGCGATGGGCAGGCGGGAGCCGGCTGGCGGACGGCCTGTCCGTTTCGGTGAGTGCGGAGGAGCTGCGCCGGGCGCACCAGTTGCGCGCCGCCCTCTGGAACCTGACCGCCGCCCGCGCGCACGACCGCCCCCTCGCCGCTGCCGACCTCGCCACGGTGAACGCCACGGCGGCCGAGCCCCCGCTCGTCCCTCGTGTCGACGTCGACTCCGGCCGCCTCGCATGGGCCCCGGACGCCACAGGCAACGCCCTTCTGTCGACCGTCGCCCGCGACGCGGTGGAGCTGTTCACCGGCCCGTACGCCGACCGCATCCGCGAATGCGGCTCCGACAAATACAAGTTGCTCTTCGTCGACACCTCGCGGCCGGGCAGGCGCCGTTGGTGCGCGATGGAGCACTGCGGAAACCTCCACAAGGTGCGGGCCCATCGGGCCCGGCACGCCGCGACCGATTCCTCGGCTGACCGAAACCCTCTGCGGTCTTGAGGTCTTGAGGCCCTGATGAGGTCCTGTGGTCGTTCGGCCGGGTCTCGGAGGCACCCCCACTGTGTACGAACGTGACGGTCGACCCGTGATGTGTCACGTTTTCGCGCGGGGGCGGGATTGTCGGCCGTGGGACGCATCTGCTGCGCGGCCCGCCATGAACCCCGGCGCTCAACCCTCGCACCGTTTCGTCGGCCGGTCGTGTCATGGCGGCCAACACGCGCCCGGTCCCCGATCCTCATCTGTCCGAGCCGAAGCTCGACAAGTCCGCAGCCAAGCGGCGAGCTGAAGAGCTCTCCGGTGTCAGGGCGAGCGACGACGCATTCGTCATCGTGCAGGAAGTCTCCGGTACGTGGGTACCGGTCTGGGTCGTGAACCTTATTCGTGACGGTGAAACCGAACCCTCGGGTGCGGTTGTGTACCTGGACGCTGTCACGGGCTTGGAAGTGCAGCGACAGGAGTAACTCAGCCCTGCCACAGCGGAGGTGGGCATCCACCTCTGGTCCCGCAATCGACTGACTGTGGGGTGGCAGTCCTGGCAGACTCACGGCGTGCGCGATCGGATCAAGACCCCTTCGGGGCTGCTGTTGCGCCCCTGGTGTGGGTGTGACGTGGAAGCTGTGCTCGCTGCGTTCGTGGAACCTGCCATGCGGCGTCAGGTGGTTGAGCCCATCAACTCGGTGGCGGCTGCGTCGCGTTGGCTGTCGGAGCGAGAAGAGTCGTGGTCGGCAGGCTCGGCCTTTGCGTTTGCCGTAGTCGGCACCGACGGCGTCGTGCTGGGCAACGTTCAGGTGGGATCGCTCAGCCGTCGACATGACACGGGCTGGGTCTCGTACTGGACGACGGCTTCGGCCCGTGGTCGAGGAGTGGCGTCGAGCGGATGCCGCGCTTTGGCCTCCTGGGCTTTCCAGGGGCTTGGCTTGTTCCGGCTGGAGCTGGGACACCGCGCGAACAACCCGGCCTCGTGCCGAGTCGCTCAGGCGGCAGGGTTTGCGGTGGAAGGACTTCAGCGGCAGAAGCTCGTGTACGACGGTGTTCGTTACGACGTCGAGCTTCATGCCCGTCTGTCCACCGACCCGGGGCCGCAGGTCTGACGCCGGGTGAGTTCGACCGGGTCGAGAATGGGTGGCGTCGGCAACGCCGCCTGGCTGCCGTACCGTCCAGGAAGTCTCCGAAAGCCGGGCTGTCCGAGGCCGATGCGGCCGGACCCGCGTAGTTGTCCGGCGGGCCAGGACGAGGGTGTCGAGTCCTGCGGCCACTCTGTCGGGCTGACCTGTTGCAGTGAAGGTTGAGCGATTCTCAGCGAAGGTTGAGTGATCGATCTCCGCTGAAAGTTGGCACCTGGCCACGCTGGTTGGCATCGCCCTCGCTCATCTATGCCAAGATTCGAGGGTGGATATGACCGACGTCACGCGTGCGATCGCGGCTGCGACTTCGGTCGCCGCATCGCTCGACCTGCCAGCCAACGAGGCAATCGTTCTCCACAACTCGAACAAGCTGGCACTGCGGCTGACGCCATGCGACGTCTTTGCCCGGGTCGCCCCTGTGGGACAAGAGGTTGCACAGTTCGAAGTCGATCTCGCTCAGCGGCTCACCGAGGTCGGATGCCCGGTGTGTCCCTTGGAGCCTCGGGCGGACCCGCGTGTGTACACGCGCGATGGCTTCGCAGTGACGCTGTGGACCTACTACGAGCCCGTGACACCTCACACCTCACCAGTCGACTACGCCAAGGCGCTGGAGCAGCTGCACGCCGACATGCGCAAGGTCGATGTGCCGAGCCCGAGGTTCACGGACCGGATCACGGAGGCGGAAGAAGTTGTCGCCGACCCGGATCGCTCGCCGGAGCTCACCGACGCGGACCGCGTGTTCCTCAGCGGCAGGCTAGCAAGCCTGCGACGAGCGATCGACGACCGCGGCGCCGTGGAGCAGCTGCTCCACGGCGAGCCGCATCCAGGCAATGTGCTCAGCACGAAGAACGGCTTGTTGTTCATCGACCTTGAGACGTGCTGCCGTGGACCCGTCGAGTTCGATCTCGCCCATGTTCCCGAGGCGGTCTGCGAGCACTACCCAAGCGTTGACCAAGGGCTGCTGGACGAGTGTCGGCAGCTCGTTATCGCGATGGTCGCCGCGTGGCGTTGGGAGCTTGGCGACCAGTTTCCGAATGGGAGGCGATTCGGAGAGGAATTCCTGCGCTTGCTGCGCGAGGGTCCTCCTTGGCCGACACTCGACACAGTGACCAGGCGACTGGATGGTCTGTAGAAATCGCCGAAGGTCACGTGAAAGTGGCAAGGAACCAAGCGACGAGACTGTCGCCGTTGCAACCCCATGCGCGTCGGCCTCGCTGCCGCGCTGAACCATGGCGCCGGTGCCAATAAACGTGGCAATTCATTACAGATGTCAAGAATCTTGGCCAGACGGTGCCAACTAGCGTGGCCAGGCTGTTGGGAGCCTCAGGTCACACAGCCCGATTAGTGCCAACTATCGTGGCCCGGCGCAGCTGGTCCGGTTTTTCAAGCGCCGATAGGAGCGCCTCTTGCGACAGGTGGCTGAGCACGTCAGGCGTATGCGATTGTCGCGACCCGGTTCGAGGGGGCCGGCGCATTCGGCGCATGTTGTGGGCTGCTGCCTGGGGGTGCCGAATCGCCGACGGCGGTAGGCAGTGTGGCAGCAGCGGTCCGAGCACCAGCGGCGTCGGCCAGGTCCGAGCGGAGAGTCGCAGACACCACAGGTCCGGTTCTCAGCCTTTTCGCGTCGGCGCCGGCGGTCTGCCTGTTGGCGGCAGGAATCTGAGCACCATCCGGGCGCGACCGTCGGCCAGCCGTACGAAGTAGTCAGGCGCGTGCCGTCGCTTCGCGCCGCCGTCGCGCCAGTGCAACCAGAACGGCTGGGAGGCGATCCCCACCACGTCCGGGTCGAAGTCCAAAAGGATCAGCCGGTCCCGTTCCAGCCACGACTCGTAGCCCATGTGATCGCGGGTGGTCACCG
This region includes:
- a CDS encoding ABC transporter permease, yielding MSQAEAARAGSGGAAGSGGAAGSGGAAGSGGAAGSGGAAGSGAAAHPGRTRSPLWTFGILRSELTTTLRRWRTLALLGVLAAVPVLIGIAVRIETNQGSSPGPAGGGGGPAFLSQVTNNGLFLVFAALAVTLPVFLPLAVGVVAGDSVAGEANAGTLRYLLVAPAGRTRLLLTKYASVLTFCLVATLVVAASALAVGALLFPVGEVTTISGTRIGFGEGLLRAGLIAVVVAASLIGFAAVGLFVSTLTSSGIAAMAATVGLLITVQIVDTIPQLSGIHPYLFPHYWMSYADLLRDPVYGDDVVKNLGLQGLYAAVFGSAAWARFTAKDITA
- a CDS encoding TetR/AcrR family transcriptional regulator codes for the protein MITSPSSLRRSERSRRAILEAALDLCTEKGYGRVAVEAIAARAGVSKKTIYRWWPSKGAVMLEAFTDALVGTAPFVDTGDVAADLRANVMGAVKLLSTPPFGPAYAGILSEVHHDDALAEAVRTKLVDPRFEEAVARLRRAQEQGRIPSDADLPLAVEMLYGPVYYRHVVRKPVHDEETVAALVAHVLRALGAPEPGTPEGGNG
- a CDS encoding HAD family hydrolase, coding for MPIPPAYALVATDLDGTLLRRDDSVSPRTRAALALAARAGARHLVVTGRPVPGIRGLLDELGYRGPVVCGQGTQLYDAGSGRMVRTVTLDREAADTALGKIEAQVGPVHAAVDQDGADGRTLIEPGYLMPHPTLPAQRTRHRHELWSAPVIKVLIRHPELTDDALAEAARTAVGDLASVTLSGPGTVELQPYGVDKGSGLALAAEFLGVAADTTIPFGDMPNDLPMFRTAGYGVAMANGHPDLRAAADEVTSSNEEDGVAEVLERVFG
- a CDS encoding nitroreductase/quinone reductase family protein, with protein sequence MPTSFNQSVIEEFRADGGKVGGPFEGGDLLLLTTTGARSGKQTTTPLGYVRHGDSLLIVGSNLGAPTDPDWYHNLLAHPVVRVELGTRTFQALAVPAEGARREELFAHAVKAAPGYGDYQARTARPLPVVVLERAEPDGWEAPGEVNSLADKLMEVHTWLRGQLRQVKTEADAHFAARAAHRGHGEPPAPGLGLQIRQRCLAFCNALEFHHTSEDAHLFPGIARYHPHLTDTFARLADEHRTVARIQGALVALLADIGIADPERFRAELDRMSMELNAHLDDEEEQILPLLAEVPWPPAPPAPAVP
- a CDS encoding VOC family protein, producing MRVRVKDFDHLVLNVQDVERALEFYCGPLGLEPIKVGEWRAGEFPFPSVRVSPSVIIDLLDRPRSASNVDHICLVVEPLDWQQVIDSGTFTVLEGPVGRSGARGEAQSVYVRDPDGNTVELRWYPQDVVAD
- a CDS encoding GNAT family N-acetyltransferase yields the protein MRDRIKTPSGLLLRPWCGCDVEAVLAAFVEPAMRRQVVEPINSVAAASRWLSEREESWSAGSAFAFAVVGTDGVVLGNVQVGSLSRRHDTGWVSYWTTASARGRGVASSGCRALASWAFQGLGLFRLELGHRANNPASCRVAQAAGFAVEGLQRQKLVYDGVRYDVELHARLSTDPGPQV
- a CDS encoding phosphotransferase, yielding MTDVTRAIAAATSVAASLDLPANEAIVLHNSNKLALRLTPCDVFARVAPVGQEVAQFEVDLAQRLTEVGCPVCPLEPRADPRVYTRDGFAVTLWTYYEPVTPHTSPVDYAKALEQLHADMRKVDVPSPRFTDRITEAEEVVADPDRSPELTDADRVFLSGRLASLRRAIDDRGAVEQLLHGEPHPGNVLSTKNGLLFIDLETCCRGPVEFDLAHVPEAVCEHYPSVDQGLLDECRQLVIAMVAAWRWELGDQFPNGRRFGEEFLRLLREGPPWPTLDTVTRRLDGL
- a CDS encoding TnsA-like heteromeric transposase endonuclease subunit — translated: MGDPLHAYGDQALSAFDLDFLDGRQHRRTALGAGWNVRFEDVPPVRGFRWNKGGRSFPGWYYAVTTRDHMGYESWLERDRLILLDFDPDVVGIASQPFWLHWRDGGAKRRHAPDYFVRLADGRARMVLRFLPPTGRPPAPTRKG